A genomic region of Runella rosea contains the following coding sequences:
- the lipB gene encoding lipoyl(octanoyl) transferase LipB — translation MNTVLNKKVRFEELNLIDYQQAWDYQEKLLAENVAIKAHNRNAPADQQRSTTNHLLFCQHPHVYTLGKSGHPDNLLVDATQLTEIQATYYKINRGGDITYHGPGQLVGYPILDLENFFTDIHRYMRTLEEAIILTCADYGLLAGRIDGLTGVWLDFETLQNPRKICAMGVKCSRWVTMHGFAFNVNTDLSYFGHIVPCGITDKAVTSLQQELGRELPMAEVEEKVKGHLAALFGMEWV, via the coding sequence ATGAACACCGTATTGAACAAAAAAGTCCGTTTTGAGGAATTAAACCTGATTGATTACCAGCAGGCCTGGGACTATCAGGAGAAGCTTTTGGCCGAAAATGTAGCCATCAAAGCCCACAATCGGAATGCTCCCGCTGACCAACAACGCAGCACCACCAATCACCTGCTTTTCTGCCAGCATCCGCACGTCTACACGCTGGGCAAAAGCGGACATCCTGATAATTTATTGGTTGACGCAACCCAATTGACTGAAATACAGGCCACTTACTATAAAATCAATCGCGGTGGTGATATTACCTACCACGGCCCCGGACAATTGGTCGGCTATCCGATTCTGGACTTAGAGAATTTCTTCACCGATATTCACCGCTACATGCGTACGCTGGAAGAAGCCATCATTTTGACCTGCGCCGACTATGGCCTGTTGGCTGGGCGCATCGATGGACTGACGGGCGTGTGGCTGGATTTTGAAACCCTACAAAACCCGCGCAAGATATGCGCTATGGGCGTAAAATGCAGTCGCTGGGTCACGATGCACGGTTTTGCGTTTAATGTCAACACCGATTTATCGTATTTTGGGCACATCGTCCCCTGCGGCATCACCGACAAAGCCGTGACTTCTCTGCAACAAGAACTCGGACGCGAACTCCCTATGGCTGAAGTAGAAGAAAAGGTAAAAGGGCATTTGGCCGCTTTGTTTGGGATGGAGTGGGTGTAA
- a CDS encoding nucleotidyltransferase family protein — MISAILQQKIVDYLKPYKPTRVGIFGSYARNQQRQDSDLDILVNFEKTVNLLDFVGIEMDLTDILGIKVDLVSEKSILPAMRPYIEKDLHILL, encoded by the coding sequence ATGATTTCGGCTATCCTGCAACAGAAAATAGTAGACTATCTCAAACCCTACAAGCCAACTCGGGTGGGTATTTTTGGATCATATGCCCGCAACCAGCAACGACAGGACAGCGATTTGGATATTTTGGTCAATTTTGAAAAAACGGTCAATTTATTAGACTTCGTTGGCATTGAGATGGATTTAACAGACATTCTTGGCATCAAAGTGGATTTGGTCTCAGAAAAGTCCATCCTGCCCGCCATGCGACCTTATATTGAAAAAGATTTACACATTCTCCTGTGA
- a CDS encoding HepT-like ribonuclease domain-containing protein, translated as MGEAAKQIDTPFREQYTQIPWRKMAGLRHKLIHDYMGVDLWAVWEIVVTILPQQAIDFKNIVNDLEKNNF; from the coding sequence ATCGGTGAAGCCGCAAAGCAAATTGATACCCCCTTTCGTGAGCAATACACTCAAATCCCTTGGCGAAAAATGGCGGGCCTGCGGCACAAACTCATTCACGATTATATGGGTGTAGATTTATGGGCGGTATGGGAAATCGTAGTCACTATTTTACCACAACAGGCAATTGATTTCAAGAATATAGTGAATGATTTAGAAAAGAATAATTTCTAG
- a CDS encoding peptidylprolyl isomerase, with amino-acid sequence MKLILLILSLLLVSDRLIAQGAADIYTTNNPERYNDSLAKQEIEKIYSMLLSGNKFETLAEKYSQDPSNFNDGGKIDWCSYEILDPDFQKIILGLKLNESSKPFKTQFGYHIAQLLDKKGKEVLTRHILIRIWD; translated from the coding sequence ATGAAACTGATTCTTTTAATACTTTCCCTTTTATTGGTTAGTGATAGATTAATTGCACAAGGTGCCGCTGATATATATACAACCAATAATCCTGAAAGATACAACGACAGCCTTGCAAAGCAGGAAATAGAGAAAATTTATAGCATGCTTCTTTCAGGTAATAAGTTTGAGACCTTAGCCGAAAAATATTCTCAAGACCCAAGTAATTTTAATGATGGGGGTAAAATTGACTGGTGCTCATATGAAATATTAGATCCAGATTTTCAGAAAATTATCTTGGGACTTAAATTAAATGAGAGTTCAAAGCCTTTTAAAACACAATTTGGCTATCATATTGCTCAGTTATTAGATAAAAAAGGAAAGGAGGTATTGACAAGACACATTTTAATAAGAATATGGGACTAG
- a CDS encoding RecQ family ATP-dependent DNA helicase → MIHEILKQYWGYDQFRPLQEDIIQSVLAKRDTLALLPTGGGKSLCFQIPALAMEGVCIVVTPLIALMKDQVEQLRRRHIMAAAIYSGMNWHEIDIVLDNCIHGTTKFLYVSPERLRADIFLTRAKMMKINLLAIDEAHCISQWGYDFRPSYLQIAEFHALIPDVPIIALTASATEPVKLDICEKLQMREPAVFQATFARSNLSYSAFFEENKDSRLVRILQNVPGSAIIYVRNRRRTKEVADWLNRQGIRAEFYHAGIPTKQRGEKQEAWIRNRVRVMVATNAFGMGIDKPDVRVVIHIDLPDNLEAYYQEAGRAGRDGQKAYAVALYSPKDLNELVRNVEQKYPPIELVRRVYQALANFYRVPVGGGELEYFDFDLQTFTGTFGLPASETHYAIKLLEEEGFLQLSDAYNSSSKIHIVVDNRALYDLQLKYPQYDSFIKLLLRIYGGEIFTQFVNISETVIGQKHYIMEPDVVKMLQSLHDLGVLVYEKQRDKPQLSFLTPRYDADMMPINALAIQEKHRADLERIEAVANYVQHSTRCRTQLLQQYFGEHTDERCGICDNCLAKKKKTPANPENGKLKAEILRLLNLSPLTPQQLVASFGIKNEQAAIDTIRELLEDEVVLYEGEGTLRLRQ, encoded by the coding sequence ATGATTCACGAGATTCTTAAACAATACTGGGGATACGACCAATTTCGGCCTTTACAGGAAGATATCATTCAGTCTGTGCTGGCCAAGCGCGATACCTTGGCCCTGTTGCCCACGGGCGGCGGTAAGTCGCTGTGTTTTCAAATTCCTGCCTTGGCCATGGAGGGCGTTTGCATTGTGGTTACCCCGTTGATTGCCCTCATGAAAGACCAGGTGGAGCAACTGCGGCGGCGACACATCATGGCCGCCGCCATTTATTCGGGCATGAACTGGCACGAAATCGACATTGTGCTCGACAACTGCATCCACGGCACCACCAAGTTTTTGTACGTTTCGCCCGAGCGGCTCCGGGCCGATATTTTTTTGACGCGGGCCAAGATGATGAAAATCAACCTGCTCGCCATCGACGAAGCGCACTGTATCTCGCAATGGGGTTACGATTTTCGACCTTCGTACCTGCAAATTGCCGAGTTTCACGCCCTGATTCCAGACGTGCCCATCATCGCCCTCACTGCCTCGGCCACCGAGCCCGTAAAGCTGGATATTTGCGAAAAGCTACAAATGCGCGAACCTGCCGTTTTTCAGGCGACGTTTGCCCGTTCCAATCTTTCGTATTCGGCTTTTTTTGAAGAAAACAAAGACTCCCGCCTTGTCAGAATATTGCAGAACGTGCCCGGTTCGGCCATTATTTACGTGCGCAACCGCCGTCGCACCAAAGAAGTGGCGGATTGGCTGAACCGACAAGGCATTCGGGCGGAATTTTACCACGCGGGCATCCCCACCAAACAGCGCGGCGAAAAACAGGAAGCTTGGATTCGCAACCGCGTGCGGGTCATGGTGGCCACCAATGCCTTTGGCATGGGTATCGACAAACCCGACGTGCGGGTGGTGATTCACATCGACCTGCCCGATAACCTCGAAGCCTACTACCAAGAAGCGGGACGCGCTGGGCGAGATGGCCAAAAAGCCTACGCTGTGGCGCTGTATTCGCCCAAAGACCTGAACGAACTTGTACGCAACGTAGAGCAAAAATACCCGCCCATTGAGCTGGTCAGGCGCGTGTATCAGGCATTGGCCAATTTTTACCGCGTGCCCGTGGGTGGCGGCGAACTGGAGTATTTCGACTTTGATTTACAGACCTTTACAGGAACGTTTGGCTTGCCCGCTTCCGAAACCCATTACGCTATCAAATTGCTTGAAGAAGAAGGTTTTCTGCAATTGAGCGACGCGTACAACAGCTCGTCAAAGATTCACATTGTGGTCGACAATCGCGCGTTGTACGACCTTCAACTCAAATATCCGCAGTACGATAGTTTTATCAAATTGCTGCTGCGAATATACGGCGGCGAAATTTTCACGCAGTTTGTCAACATTTCCGAAACCGTCATCGGGCAAAAACACTACATCATGGAACCCGACGTGGTGAAGATGCTGCAAAGCCTGCATGATTTGGGTGTTTTGGTGTACGAAAAGCAACGCGACAAGCCGCAATTAAGCTTCCTGACGCCCCGCTACGACGCCGACATGATGCCCATCAATGCCTTGGCGATTCAGGAAAAACACAGGGCCGACCTTGAGCGCATCGAGGCCGTTGCCAATTATGTGCAGCATTCCACTCGCTGCCGCACCCAGTTGTTGCAACAGTATTTTGGAGAACACACCGACGAACGTTGCGGAATTTGTGATAACTGTTTGGCGAAAAAGAAAAAAACGCCCGCCAATCCCGAAAACGGCAAGCTCAAAGCAGAGATTTTGCGGCTGCTAAATTTAAGCCCACTCACGCCCCAACAGTTGGTAGCATCCTTCGGCATTAAAAACGAACAAGCCGCCATTGACACCATTCGGGAACTATTAGAGGATGAAGTGGTTCTCTATGAAGGAGAAGGCACATTGCGACTGCGTCAGTAG
- a CDS encoding DUF433 domain-containing protein has translation MNWQEYIHADPQILNGKPVIKGTRLSIEFILERLSDGWSEQMLLENYPRLSHESLLAVYAFMLQMAKDGLLYLPTYPLKQAS, from the coding sequence ATGAACTGGCAAGAATACATACACGCAGACCCGCAGATTCTAAACGGCAAACCTGTCATCAAAGGAACCAGGCTGTCCATTGAATTTATTCTTGAACGATTAAGCGACGGTTGGTCGGAGCAGATGCTTCTTGAGAATTACCCTCGTCTGTCGCATGAATCTTTGTTAGCGGTCTATGCTTTTATGCTTCAAATGGCCAAAGACGGCTTATTGTATTTACCGACTTATCCTCTGAAACAAGCTTCATGA
- a CDS encoding DUF5615 family PIN-like protein, with protein sequence MKWLADENFPITSYKILASQGWDIKHISLENPSIQDFEVIGRAINEERIVLTFDSDFGTLVFKEGYRPLGVIYFRLPHFLPETPAQILLELDKNGFYTFEFHFTVIDDDGIRQRTIPK encoded by the coding sequence ATGAAGTGGCTCGCGGATGAAAATTTCCCAATTACCTCTTACAAAATATTAGCGTCTCAGGGATGGGACATCAAGCATATTTCGTTAGAGAATCCAAGTATTCAGGATTTTGAAGTCATTGGACGGGCTATTAATGAAGAGCGGATTGTTCTTACCTTCGACAGCGATTTTGGAACATTGGTTTTCAAAGAAGGCTACCGGCCGCTTGGTGTAATTTACTTCAGACTTCCCCATTTTTTGCCAGAAACTCCCGCTCAAATCTTATTAGAGCTGGACAAGAATGGTTTTTATACATTTGAATTTCACTTTACCGTCATTGACGATGACGGAATTAGACAACGTACCATACCCAAATGA
- a CDS encoding Smr/MutS family protein: MNIGDKVRLVHSKEEGIITRFLQNDVVEIEIEEGFRLPVLKRELAVVSAVEGQFFRGQKVSPTVEKSSESRPTGIKAEKGIFMAFVPLNDREIALYLVNNTDWDLPYALTMPTERHQRGLSGGVMKAKTSVKVQDLLIKDFDEWGTFVFNCLYYTVGFAPERAPFSKRVKFRANTFFKNKRKAPLLDKDAYLYQLDSDEKEKSDQPLNAQALKEKMFEKNEPDAPLPTKVERPAAVIDLHIEKLTRDFMTLSNSQMVEIQLKTFEQQLEKAIASGMDEITFIHGVGNGVLRTELHRRMSKHKNVKFFEDAQKEKFGYGATKVKIK, from the coding sequence ATGAACATAGGCGATAAAGTCAGATTAGTCCATTCCAAAGAGGAAGGCATCATTACGCGTTTTTTGCAAAACGATGTCGTGGAGATTGAAATTGAAGAAGGGTTTCGCTTGCCGGTCCTCAAACGTGAATTGGCGGTGGTGTCGGCGGTAGAAGGCCAGTTTTTTCGCGGACAAAAAGTCAGTCCGACTGTCGAAAAGTCATCAGAATCACGACCGACGGGAATCAAGGCCGAGAAAGGCATTTTTATGGCGTTTGTACCGCTCAACGACCGCGAAATTGCGCTGTATTTGGTCAACAATACCGATTGGGACCTCCCCTACGCGCTCACCATGCCCACCGAGCGCCACCAACGCGGTCTTTCGGGCGGGGTGATGAAAGCCAAAACCAGCGTGAAAGTGCAAGATTTATTAATCAAGGACTTTGACGAATGGGGCACCTTTGTGTTCAATTGCCTGTATTACACCGTTGGTTTTGCCCCCGAGCGTGCGCCGTTTAGCAAGCGGGTGAAATTCCGCGCTAACACGTTTTTCAAAAACAAACGCAAAGCTCCGCTCCTCGACAAAGATGCGTATCTGTATCAACTCGACAGCGATGAAAAGGAAAAATCCGACCAACCGCTGAACGCGCAGGCGCTGAAAGAAAAAATGTTTGAGAAAAATGAGCCTGATGCGCCGCTTCCGACAAAAGTAGAGCGCCCAGCGGCGGTCATTGATTTGCACATTGAAAAGCTTACCCGCGATTTTATGACGCTGAGCAACTCGCAAATGGTTGAAATTCAACTAAAAACCTTTGAGCAACAACTCGAAAAAGCCATTGCCAGCGGCATGGATGAGATTACGTTCATTCACGGCGTAGGCAACGGCGTACTGCGCACTGAGCTGCACCGCCGCATGAGCAAACACAAAAACGTGAAGTTTTTTGAGGATGCCCAAAAAGAGAAGTTTGGGTACGGGGCTACCAAAGTAAAGATCAAATAA